GGACTATAGTAATGAGATTATTTGATTGTGCCGTACTAACCTTGATTGGAGTTCTTTTAAGCGGGTGTGAGGCTTTAAATCCCCCAGTCCCTGGAGCAAGTCCCGATTATGCTCCTACTTATCCCGATACACCAGACCCAAAGCAACTCAGGAAGGTGAGTGGGGCAATATACAGCAACGAAACGGCCTTACCCCTTTTTGAGACGCCGAGAGCAAGGCATCCGGGTGATATATTGACCGTATTTTTGGTGGAAAAAACCAATGCGCAAAAGAATGCCTCCACTGTTCAAAGGAAAAATGATCAGGAGAAAATCGTTAATGCAGCTTTTTTAGGTAGACCCATTAGCCTGGGTAGTGGGTACAGCATGGACTTTGATTTAAATAATCAACGGCAATTTACCGGTCAGGGACAGTCGTTACAAAATAATCAAATGACGGGAAGTATCTCTGTTACAGTAGCGAAAGTATTTCCTAATGGGAATATGGCGGTACAAGGTGAGAAGTGGATTAACATTAATCAAGGAAAAGAATTTATCCAATTATCTGGTATCGTTCGTCCTCAGGATGTTAAAGCGGATAATTCGATTACTTCTGATCGAGTGGCTAATGCCAGAATTTCTTATGGTGGTACTGGTCAAGTGAATAATGCAAATGCTCAAGGTTGGTTAGCACGCTTTTTGTGGAGTCCGTTATTCCCAACTTAAATTGGATTTAGGCTATGGATGCATCCAGGTTTCATAGACTCAGGCTTGGATCCACCGTCATTGAGAGCCTGCGAAGCAATAAAGAGTCATTGTTTGGTTGTTGCTTGAAGTTCACAATGACGAGAGATTATATAATATTAGTAAATAGTTAACTCGAAATAACAGGACTGAAAATAATAACTTCTACAAGGACAGTAATGCGGCGACAAAGGCTGATTATTACAGGGTTTTTAGCATTATATTTGACTATCGGTCAGGTTTTTGCTGAGCGGATTAAAGATATTGCTACTCTGGCTGGAGTGCGTATTAACCAGTTAGTTGGCTATGGTCTGGTAGTCGGGTTAAATGGCACCGGGGATAAGTCCGGTACGAAATTTACGGAAGACAGTTTTGCCAATATGTTAACTCAGTTAGGGGTAAACATTCCTCCGGGACTCAAACTCAATTCAAAAAATATTGCTGCGGTAATGGTTACTGCAAGTTTGTCCACTTTTATGAAAAAAGGGCAAAATATGGATGTTAATATTTCATCTGTAGGTGATTCAAAAAGTTTATTAGGCGGCACATTACTGCTTACTCCACTTAAAGGAGCTGATGGTCGGGTTTATGCCATGTCTCAAGGGAATGTGGTTGTATCGGGGATAAGTGCTTCTGGAAGTGACGGTTCAAGCGTTACTGTAAACGTACCTAGTGGGGGGCGAATTCCAAATGGAGCTACCGTAGAAGCAGATATTCCCAATCCTTTTTATTTTTCAAAATCACTTACTTATAATTTGCATAGCCCTGATTTTACGACTGCCAAACGGATGAGTGATGCCATAAATGAATTGATGGGACCAGGAACAGCAAGAGCTATGGATGCTACTTCTGTCGTAGTGACTGCCCCTAAAAAATTGAATCAACGGGTAGATTATGTCTCCGTTCTTGAAAATATAGAGTTTAAACCGGGAGAGCCAAACGCTAGAATAATTATTAATGCACGAACGGGAACTATCGTGATATCAAGTAATGTGATCGTGAAATCTGCTGCAGTATCGCATGGTAACCTGGTAGTTAGTATTACGGAGACCCCAGTGATTAGTCAGCCTAATGCTTTTGCAGGAGGTCGAACAGTTCAGACACAGCAATCACAAGTTAATGTGGACCAAAAAAATAATCACGCATTCGTGCTCCCCAAAGGAACCACATTGAAAGATATAGTCAGAGGAATTAATGCTGTAGGTGCTACTCCAGCCGACGTGATATCCATACTTGAAGCACTGCAACAAGCAGGTGCATTAACTGCAACGTTAATAGTTATTTAAAGGTGATAAATATGAAGTTTCAAAGTATTGCTACCAGCGACTTTCAAGGTTTAAATGAATTAAAAGTTCAGGCAAAAAATGATGCAAAACAAGCTCTGCCAGAGGTTGCAAAACAGTTTGAAGGGATTTTTTTACAGTCAATGCTTAAAACTATGAGAATGGGACAACATTTTCTTGATGAATCCAGCCCCTTTAGTGGAAAGAATCAGGCAACATTTCAAGAAATGCTGGATGCACAATATGCTAGCAATATTGCTAATTCTAAGGGTATAGGTTTTGCTTCCATGCTTGCAAAGCAGTTACAAGGGTATGTCGGTGGGGACGATCATAAAACCTCAGATACTGCCCAAGCGAATGTCCCAAATACTTCCTTTCTTAACAAGGCAACAGAAGCAACAGATTCATCCATTAAGGGTATTGATGACTTTATCAAAGCTATTTGGCCTAAAGCAAAAGAAGCTGCATCAGTGATGGGACTTGATCCAAAGATTTTGATTGCTCAAGCAGCCTTGGAAACAGGGTGGGGCAAGTTCATTGCTAAAGATGCTGATGGATCGAGCAGTAATAATTTATTTAATGTTAAAACTGGGAATAATAAAAATCTTGAATCGATTAAAGTTAAAACAACCGAGTTTATTGCCGATACACCTATTAACATGACCGAGTCTTTTAGAAAATATTCATCAATAGAACAAAGTTTTAATGATTATGTTTCCCTAATTAAAGGAAGCGAGCGTTATCAAAGTGCCCTGGCACATGCTGGAAACCCGGAACTTTATGTCAATGAATTACATAAAGCGGGCTATGCCACAGATCCAATGTATGGCAATAAGATCTTATCGATTTATCATGGAGATGATTTGAATCAAGCAATGCAACGATGCGGGATATCAGAGCAGGTTTGATCATTTAAAACTAAATACTTGGTTTAGGGAGTGAACGAATATGTCCATACTGAGCATAGCCAATTCAGGATTGAATGCCTTTCAAACCGCATTAGCTGTAACTGGCAATAACATAACAAATGCTAAAACCAGAGGTTATTCCAGACAAACTATTAATTTTAATCCAAGTCTTTCTCAACGTTACTCCAAATCCTTTATTGGTACTGGGGTAACAGTGGCTTCAATTTATAGGAATGCTGATCAATTTGCTAACTTTCAAGTCAGAAATACTCAAAGTTTTAAATCGCAATATGAAGCTTTTTATCAACAGGCTTCACAGATTGATAAATTAATTTCTCAAGATGGGACCAATGTTTCCGCATCATTACAATCATTTTTTGATGCCCTGAGTCAACTAAATAATTCACCTGATACAGCGGCTTCCAGGGATGTTGCTTTGAAACAGAGTCAATTATTGGTGCAACAGTTTAACTTTTTACAAACGAAACTGGATGAATATCAAAATAATTCGACTGCTCAAATTTCACAAGCCGCACTTCAAATAAACCAAATAACACGGGGTATTGCGGCTGCCAATCAGCAGCTAATGGGATCAGCTAACTCCCCTGAGTTACTCGATCAACGAGATGAGTTATTAAAAGAATTATCCCAATTTGTTGATGTAACCACCTTTGATCAGGGGGATGGAACAATCAGTGTGGGTATTGCCACTGGGGAAATGCTGGTATCTGGAACTCAACAACGAGACCTGGTTGTTTCTTCTGAGCAATCAAATGTATTAGGTACCAAGGTTCTTTTGGGCAATGGTGCTGGTCAACTGGATATTACCTCAAAATTAAACTCAGGCATGATTGGCGGATTGTTGAATTATGAGCAAACCGTATTAGGACAGGCCAGCCAAATGCTAGGACAAATGGCTATAGGTTTGTCGCAGACCTTTAATGCCCAACATCAGTTAGGCATGGATATGAATAATCAACTGGGACAAAATTATTTTACTGATTATAACTCAATTTCCCAACAGTTAAATCGTTCCATTCCTTCAGGCATTAATACGGGCACGGGAGTGCTGTCTGTAAATATCTCGGATATAGCACAAACTCAGTTAAGCGATTATGAGTTGGTAGTTAGTGATGTACTTACAAATCAGATAAGGTTAGTGCGTCAATCAGATGGCACTTCAACGACACTTAACTGGTCTAGTAATCCCCCCGCACCTCCTGCAGGGCAAGTAGTTATTGATGGGATGACCATAACTGTAGATGATATTGCCAACCTTGCCAATAATGATACTTTCAAGCTTACCCCCACTCGTGGTGCGGCGAAAGACTTGGAGTTACAAATTACAAATGCCCGCCAAATTGCCATGGCTTCACCAGTCCGTACCTCGGCTTCCTTAAGTAATTCTGGCATAGGGGAGATCTCTTTAGGAACAATATTTAATACATCGGCGGTATCGAATCAATATAGAATTGAATTTATCTCGGATACTCAATTTAATCTTGTGGATGTAACTAACAGCA
The sequence above is drawn from the Legionella antarctica genome and encodes:
- a CDS encoding flagellar basal body L-ring protein FlgH gives rise to the protein MRLFDCAVLTLIGVLLSGCEALNPPVPGASPDYAPTYPDTPDPKQLRKVSGAIYSNETALPLFETPRARHPGDILTVFLVEKTNAQKNASTVQRKNDQEKIVNAAFLGRPISLGSGYSMDFDLNNQRQFTGQGQSLQNNQMTGSISVTVAKVFPNGNMAVQGEKWININQGKEFIQLSGIVRPQDVKADNSITSDRVANARISYGGTGQVNNANAQGWLARFLWSPLFPT
- a CDS encoding flagellar basal body P-ring protein FlgI, with protein sequence MRRQRLIITGFLALYLTIGQVFAERIKDIATLAGVRINQLVGYGLVVGLNGTGDKSGTKFTEDSFANMLTQLGVNIPPGLKLNSKNIAAVMVTASLSTFMKKGQNMDVNISSVGDSKSLLGGTLLLTPLKGADGRVYAMSQGNVVVSGISASGSDGSSVTVNVPSGGRIPNGATVEADIPNPFYFSKSLTYNLHSPDFTTAKRMSDAINELMGPGTARAMDATSVVVTAPKKLNQRVDYVSVLENIEFKPGEPNARIIINARTGTIVISSNVIVKSAAVSHGNLVVSITETPVISQPNAFAGGRTVQTQQSQVNVDQKNNHAFVLPKGTTLKDIVRGINAVGATPADVISILEALQQAGALTATLIVI
- a CDS encoding glucosaminidase domain-containing protein; amino-acid sequence: MKFQSIATSDFQGLNELKVQAKNDAKQALPEVAKQFEGIFLQSMLKTMRMGQHFLDESSPFSGKNQATFQEMLDAQYASNIANSKGIGFASMLAKQLQGYVGGDDHKTSDTAQANVPNTSFLNKATEATDSSIKGIDDFIKAIWPKAKEAASVMGLDPKILIAQAALETGWGKFIAKDADGSSSNNLFNVKTGNNKNLESIKVKTTEFIADTPINMTESFRKYSSIEQSFNDYVSLIKGSERYQSALAHAGNPELYVNELHKAGYATDPMYGNKILSIYHGDDLNQAMQRCGISEQV
- the flgK gene encoding flagellar hook-associated protein FlgK, which encodes MSILSIANSGLNAFQTALAVTGNNITNAKTRGYSRQTINFNPSLSQRYSKSFIGTGVTVASIYRNADQFANFQVRNTQSFKSQYEAFYQQASQIDKLISQDGTNVSASLQSFFDALSQLNNSPDTAASRDVALKQSQLLVQQFNFLQTKLDEYQNNSTAQISQAALQINQITRGIAAANQQLMGSANSPELLDQRDELLKELSQFVDVTTFDQGDGTISVGIATGEMLVSGTQQRDLVVSSEQSNVLGTKVLLGNGAGQLDITSKLNSGMIGGLLNYEQTVLGQASQMLGQMAIGLSQTFNAQHQLGMDMNNQLGQNYFTDYNSISQQLNRSIPSGINTGTGVLSVNISDIAQTQLSDYELVVSDVLTNQIRLVRQSDGTSTTLNWSSNPPAPPAGQVVIDGMTITVDDIANLANNDTFKLTPTRGAAKDLELQITNARQIAMASPVRTSASLSNSGIGEISLGTIFNTSAVSNQYRIEFISDTQFNLVDVTNSTTTGPHPFVPNTENTIQIPDSVNPSYSVVLSGLPKAGDEFSSNYNTGGIGDNRNGLLLAGIQGNKFFSGGTESIFDRYSDLLVDVGGQTKLAKNSYDASEILFQQAVGYQESISGVNLDEEAANLLKFEQAYEAAGKLMSVASQMINVLFDMMR